From the Gordonia bronchialis DSM 43247 genome, one window contains:
- the uvrC gene encoding excinuclease ABC subunit UvrC has product MADPTTYRPAPGTIPTEPGVYRFRDAHGRVIYVGKAKSLRSRLTSYFADIASLHPRTRQMVTTAASVEWTVVGTEVEALQLEYNWIKEFDPRFNVRYRDDKSYPMLAVTLNEEYPRLFVYRGPRRRGVRYFGPYSHAWAIRETVDLLTRVFPARTCSAGVFKRHRQIDRPCLLGYIDKCAAPCVGRVSAEQHREIVDDFCDFLAGRTDQMIRRMEREMSAAATELDFERAARLRDDIGAMRRAMEKQAVVLGDGTDADVVAFAGDDLEVSVQIFHVRDGRVRGQRGWVVERSDNGSVGDLVGDFLTQFYGQQVDLDATVEIGAGRARGDAVPREVMVPELPSDAAELEDWLSELRGSRVRLRVPQRGDKKALFDTVGRNASEALAQHKLRRAGDLTTRSAALTELQESLGLDQAPLRIECVDISHVQGTDVVASLVVFEDGLPRKSDYRHYSIRHAAGDGHSDDVASIAEVTRRRFLRHRADQLPAPPPMESGPAPTGTPEADVAPPVPKKFAYPPNLFVVDGGAPQVHAAAAVLDELGITDVSVIGLAKRLEEVWTPGDDEPIILPRAGEALFLLQRVRDEAHRFAITFHRNKRSKRMTESVLDGVPGLGRTRKTALVTHFGSVARLREASLEDISGVPGIGMATARAVQAALGEDGRDDAADVSGGDGD; this is encoded by the coding sequence GTGGCCGACCCGACGACGTACCGTCCCGCTCCCGGGACGATCCCGACCGAACCGGGGGTCTACCGCTTCCGCGACGCACACGGCCGGGTCATCTATGTCGGCAAGGCCAAGAGCCTCCGCTCACGTCTGACGTCGTATTTCGCCGACATCGCATCGCTGCATCCGCGCACCCGCCAGATGGTGACCACCGCGGCGTCGGTGGAGTGGACGGTGGTCGGCACCGAGGTCGAGGCGCTTCAGCTCGAGTACAACTGGATCAAGGAATTCGATCCGCGATTCAACGTGCGGTACCGCGACGACAAGAGCTATCCGATGCTCGCGGTCACCCTCAACGAGGAGTATCCGCGCCTGTTCGTCTACCGGGGTCCGCGCCGGCGCGGGGTGCGCTACTTCGGCCCGTACTCGCACGCCTGGGCGATCCGCGAGACGGTCGATCTGCTGACCCGGGTGTTTCCGGCCCGAACGTGTTCGGCCGGGGTGTTCAAACGGCACCGCCAGATCGACCGGCCGTGCCTGCTCGGCTACATCGACAAGTGCGCCGCCCCCTGCGTGGGCCGGGTCAGTGCCGAGCAGCACCGCGAGATCGTCGACGACTTCTGCGACTTCCTGGCCGGCCGCACCGATCAGATGATTCGCCGGATGGAACGCGAGATGTCAGCGGCGGCAACCGAACTCGATTTCGAGAGGGCCGCCCGGCTGCGTGACGACATCGGTGCGATGCGGCGTGCGATGGAAAAGCAGGCCGTGGTGCTCGGCGACGGCACCGACGCCGATGTGGTCGCCTTTGCCGGTGACGATCTCGAGGTGTCCGTGCAGATCTTCCACGTGCGTGACGGCCGCGTGCGGGGTCAGCGCGGGTGGGTGGTGGAGCGATCCGACAACGGATCCGTCGGTGACCTCGTCGGCGACTTCCTCACCCAGTTCTACGGACAGCAGGTCGATCTCGATGCCACCGTCGAGATCGGTGCCGGCCGGGCTCGTGGTGATGCGGTACCCCGCGAGGTCATGGTCCCCGAATTGCCCTCGGACGCAGCCGAACTCGAGGACTGGCTGTCGGAGCTGCGCGGGAGCCGGGTACGGCTTCGGGTGCCGCAGCGCGGTGACAAGAAGGCACTGTTCGACACGGTGGGCCGCAACGCATCCGAGGCGCTGGCCCAGCACAAGCTCCGGCGCGCGGGCGATCTCACCACTCGATCGGCGGCGCTGACCGAACTGCAGGAATCACTCGGGCTCGACCAGGCGCCGCTGCGCATCGAATGCGTCGACATCTCCCATGTGCAGGGCACCGATGTGGTGGCCTCCCTCGTGGTCTTCGAAGACGGACTCCCGCGCAAATCCGACTATCGGCACTACTCCATCCGGCACGCCGCCGGCGACGGCCACTCCGACGACGTCGCGTCGATCGCGGAGGTCACCCGGCGCCGGTTCCTGCGGCACCGCGCCGATCAGCTGCCCGCACCGCCGCCGATGGAGTCCGGCCCGGCCCCGACCGGCACGCCGGAGGCCGATGTCGCGCCGCCGGTCCCCAAGAAGTTCGCCTACCCGCCCAACCTCTTCGTCGTCGACGGTGGTGCACCGCAGGTGCACGCGGCCGCCGCGGTTCTCGACGAACTCGGCATCACCGATGTGTCGGTGATCGGACTCGCCAAGCGGCTCGAGGAGGTCTGGACGCCCGGCGACGACGAGCCGATCATCCTTCCGCGCGCCGGCGAGGCCCTGTTCCTGTTGCAACGGGTCCGCGACGAGGCCCACCGCTTCGCGATCACGTTCCACCGCAACAAACGCAGCAAACGGATGACCGAATCGGTGCTCGACGGCGTCCCCGGCCTGGGGCGGACCCGAAAGACGGCGCTGGTGACGCACTTCGGCTCGGTGGCCCGGTTGCGTGAGGCATCCTTGGAGGACATCTCGGGCGTTCCCGGTATCGGGATGGCCACCGCGCGCGCGGTGCAGGCCGCGTTGGGGGAGGATGGCCGTGACGATGCGGCAGATGTCTCAGGAGGCGATGGTGACTGA
- the rapZ gene encoding RNase adapter RapZ → MVTDPGPADDLATGGGSPEDLTVLFVTGMSGAGRSTAANVLEDDGWYVADNVPPSLISKMVQMVREGDPAITRLALVLRASDPGLATELETLRTSLENDGIRTKLLYLDASDHALVRRFEQVRRRHPLQGRETLTEGIARERAILAPIKNVADLVVETSALTVAKLREVVEDAYPQADSRLSVAVQSFGFKYGLPIDSDLVVDVRFLPNPYWVDELRDHNGLQEPVRDYVLGHPDVPGFLDLYTELVGIVGRGYLREGKRYMTISVGCTGGKHRSVALAEELARRLGERIDDAGAAHYDVRVLHRDLGRE, encoded by the coding sequence ATGGTGACTGACCCCGGACCGGCAGATGACCTCGCGACCGGCGGTGGATCGCCCGAGGACCTGACGGTGCTGTTCGTGACCGGCATGTCCGGGGCCGGCCGCTCCACGGCCGCCAACGTCCTCGAGGACGACGGCTGGTATGTCGCCGACAATGTCCCACCGTCGCTGATCTCGAAGATGGTGCAGATGGTCCGTGAGGGCGACCCCGCGATCACCCGGCTCGCGCTGGTGCTGCGGGCGTCGGACCCCGGGCTGGCCACCGAACTGGAGACCCTGCGCACCTCGCTGGAGAACGACGGAATCCGCACCAAACTGCTCTACCTCGACGCCAGCGACCATGCCCTGGTCCGCCGATTCGAGCAGGTGCGCCGCCGGCATCCGTTGCAGGGCAGGGAAACCCTCACCGAGGGCATCGCTCGCGAACGCGCGATCCTGGCGCCCATCAAGAACGTCGCCGACCTCGTCGTGGAGACCTCGGCCCTGACCGTGGCCAAGTTGCGCGAGGTGGTCGAAGACGCCTACCCGCAGGCGGACTCGCGGCTGTCGGTCGCGGTGCAGTCCTTCGGTTTCAAGTACGGTTTGCCCATCGATTCCGATCTCGTCGTCGACGTCCGCTTTCTGCCGAATCCCTACTGGGTTGACGAGTTACGCGATCACAACGGACTGCAGGAGCCGGTGCGTGACTACGTCCTCGGTCACCCCGACGTGCCGGGTTTCCTCGATCTCTACACCGAGCTGGTGGGCATCGTCGGGCGCGGCTACCTCCGAGAAGGCAAGCGCTACATGACGATCAGCGTCGGATGCACCGGCGGGAAACATCGCAGCGTCGCTCTGGCCGAGGAACTCGCGCGACGACTCGGCGAGCGTATCGACGATGCCGGCGCGGCCCACTACGACGTTCGCGTGCTGCACCGGGATCTGGGGCGCGAATGA
- the ribH gene encoding 6,7-dimethyl-8-ribityllumazine synthase has translation MSGTGEPQLHLADAGKLRLAIVSSQWHETICTALLDGARRAAAENGVTDPTIIQVAGAIELPVIVQALARTHDAVVALGVVIKGETPHFDYVCDAVTAGLTRVSLDESTPVGNGVLTVLTEEQAIARAGLPGSSEDKGAQATVAALASALTLRALQRGEELPSVGAPSVAADA, from the coding sequence ATGAGTGGCACGGGCGAACCACAGTTGCACCTGGCCGACGCGGGCAAGCTGCGCCTGGCGATCGTGTCCTCACAATGGCACGAGACCATCTGCACGGCCCTGCTCGACGGTGCGCGCCGGGCCGCCGCCGAGAACGGCGTCACCGACCCCACCATCATCCAGGTTGCCGGGGCGATCGAACTGCCGGTGATCGTGCAGGCACTGGCCCGCACCCACGACGCGGTGGTGGCGCTCGGCGTCGTGATCAAGGGCGAGACCCCGCATTTCGACTACGTGTGTGACGCCGTGACCGCCGGTCTGACCAGGGTGTCGCTCGACGAGTCCACGCCCGTGGGCAACGGTGTGCTGACCGTGCTCACCGAAGAACAGGCCATCGCGCGTGCCGGGCTACCGGGGTCGTCGGAGGACAAGGGAGCGCAGGCGACCGTCGCGGCGCTGGCGTCGGCGCTGACGCTGCGTGCGTTGCAGCGTGGCGAGGAACTCCCGTCTGTCGGTGCCCCGTCTGTCGCCGCGGACGCGTGA
- the whiA gene encoding DNA-binding protein WhiA, whose protein sequence is MAMTAAVKDELSRLGVTQVSSRKAEVSALLRFAGGLHIVAGRVVVEAEVDMGNVARRLRREIFDLYGYNPDVHVLRGGGLRRSARYIVRVTKDGESLARQTGLLDLRGRPVRGLPAQVVGGSVGDAEAAWRGAFLAHGSLTEPGRSSALEVSCPGPEAALALVGAARRLGVAAKAREVRGADRVVIRDGEAIGALLTRMGAHDTRLVWEERRMRREVRATANRLANFDDANLRRSARAAVAAAARVERALEILGDEVPDHLMAAGQLRITHRQASLEELGQLADPPMTKDAVAGRIRRLLSMADKKARVEGLADTESAVTSDLLDED, encoded by the coding sequence GTGGCGATGACCGCGGCGGTGAAGGACGAGCTGAGTCGACTGGGCGTCACCCAGGTGAGTTCTCGCAAGGCGGAAGTGTCGGCGCTGCTGCGCTTTGCCGGGGGACTGCACATCGTCGCCGGGCGCGTCGTGGTGGAGGCCGAGGTCGATATGGGCAACGTCGCGCGGCGGCTGCGCCGGGAGATCTTCGACCTCTACGGATACAACCCCGATGTCCACGTGCTGCGCGGTGGGGGATTGCGCCGCTCGGCTCGCTACATCGTGCGCGTCACCAAGGACGGGGAGAGCCTTGCCCGTCAGACCGGCCTGCTCGACCTGCGCGGCCGTCCGGTGCGTGGGCTGCCCGCCCAGGTGGTCGGCGGCAGCGTCGGCGACGCGGAAGCCGCCTGGCGCGGTGCCTTTCTCGCGCACGGTTCGCTCACCGAACCGGGCCGGTCGTCGGCGCTGGAGGTGTCCTGTCCGGGACCGGAGGCCGCGCTCGCGCTGGTGGGCGCCGCCCGTCGGCTCGGCGTCGCGGCCAAGGCGCGCGAGGTACGCGGAGCCGACCGCGTGGTCATCCGCGACGGGGAGGCCATCGGCGCGCTTCTCACGCGGATGGGCGCCCACGACACCCGGCTGGTCTGGGAGGAGCGTCGGATGCGGCGCGAGGTCCGGGCGACCGCGAACCGGCTCGCCAACTTCGACGACGCGAACCTGCGCCGTTCGGCGCGGGCCGCGGTGGCCGCGGCCGCCCGCGTCGAACGCGCGCTGGAGATTCTCGGCGACGAGGTGCCCGATCACCTGATGGCGGCCGGCCAACTGCGCATCACCCACCGGCAGGCATCCCTGGAGGAACTCGGCCAGCTCGCCGACCCGCCGATGACCAAGGATGCGGTGGCCGGCCGTATCCGGCGGCTGCTTTCGATGGCCGACAAGAAGGCCCGCGTCGAAGGTCTCGCGGACACCGAATCGGCGGTCACCTCGGATCTGCTCGACGAGGACTGA
- a CDS encoding PH domain-containing protein has protein sequence MPMYAVAAAVVVLIIHIVFGVLLTISDTGPRNIGTSDQAAIVIIGVVICGAILLFTRPRLRVGPAGVAVRNLATERVFDWDTVVGLTYPDRGFGAQLELPADEHVPVLAVQAGDGDRAVEAMNRYRELEERYRAARGSAA, from the coding sequence ATGCCGATGTACGCCGTGGCCGCCGCCGTGGTGGTGCTCATCATCCACATCGTCTTCGGCGTGCTGCTGACCATCTCGGACACCGGTCCGCGCAACATCGGCACCTCCGATCAGGCCGCGATCGTGATCATCGGGGTGGTGATCTGCGGTGCCATCCTGCTGTTCACCCGTCCGCGGTTGCGTGTCGGCCCGGCCGGGGTGGCGGTGCGCAACCTGGCCACCGAGCGGGTCTTCGACTGGGACACCGTGGTCGGACTGACCTATCCCGACCGCGGCTTCGGCGCGCAACTCGAACTTCCCGCCGACGAGCACGTCCCGGTGCTCGCGGTCCAGGCCGGCGACGGCGACCGGGCGGTCGAGGCGATGAATCGCTACCGAGAACTCGAGGAGCGGTATCGCGCGGCACGAGGTTCGGCGGCATGA
- a CDS encoding SAM-dependent methyltransferase — MIDLDEVGRTALGVAYLRAYESRRPNAVFVDPLALGLYGSAVVDDAGHLRELPPADDEAGRERRAMYHSIVGRTLFLDEVFTTGAADGVRQFVILGAGLDARAFRLDLGPDAVFYELDRPAVTEVKEQLVAEHSLVAHGQRRVVSADLAGDWLTELRTAGFRPGEPTCWLAEGLLVYLDTDVVWQAIGAITSASAAGSRIGLTVRLPGARPPEDPFASVASMWKPDPGIVDRLVASGWECRSTDARTVLTAHGREILTPTGLQATSGATSRALLVSGVHPGGGELAVGPDD; from the coding sequence ATGATCGACCTCGACGAGGTGGGACGGACCGCGCTGGGCGTCGCATACCTGCGCGCCTATGAATCACGGCGTCCCAACGCGGTTTTCGTCGATCCGCTCGCGTTGGGACTGTACGGATCGGCGGTCGTCGACGACGCGGGGCACCTGCGTGAACTCCCGCCGGCCGACGACGAGGCGGGTCGCGAACGGCGCGCGATGTACCACTCGATCGTCGGGCGCACCCTGTTTCTCGACGAGGTGTTCACGACCGGTGCCGCCGACGGTGTCCGGCAGTTCGTCATTCTCGGCGCCGGACTGGACGCGCGGGCCTTCCGCCTCGATCTCGGGCCGGATGCGGTGTTCTACGAACTCGATCGTCCCGCGGTGACCGAGGTGAAGGAACAACTCGTCGCCGAGCATTCGCTCGTCGCGCACGGGCAGCGGCGGGTGGTGTCGGCCGATCTCGCGGGGGACTGGCTCACCGAGCTGCGGACCGCCGGATTCCGTCCCGGCGAACCGACCTGCTGGCTCGCCGAAGGCCTGCTGGTGTACCTCGACACCGACGTGGTGTGGCAGGCGATCGGTGCGATCACCTCGGCGTCGGCAGCCGGGTCGCGCATCGGCCTCACCGTGCGACTGCCCGGTGCCCGCCCGCCGGAGGATCCGTTCGCCTCGGTCGCGTCGATGTGGAAACCCGACCCCGGCATCGTCGACCGATTGGTCGCGAGCGGCTGGGAATGTCGTTCCACCGACGCGCGGACGGTCCTCACCGCACACGGACGCGAGATCCTGACGCCGACGGGCCTGCAGGCCACATCAGGTGCGACATCGCGTGCCCTGCTGGTCTCCGGAGTGCACCCCGGCGGTGGGGAACTGGCTGTCGGACCGGACGACTAA
- the gap gene encoding type I glyceraldehyde-3-phosphate dehydrogenase, producing MTVRVGVNGFGRIGRNFFRAIEAQKALGTTDIEIVAVNDLTDNATLAHLLKFDSILGRLPQDVSLDGDFIVVGDQRIKALEVKEGPSALPWGDLGVDVVVESTGIFTNAAKAKGHLEAGAKKVIISAPATDEDITIVMGVNDDKYDGSQNIISNASCTTNCLGPFAKVLNDEFGIVSGLMTTVHAYTQDQNLQDGPHKDLRRARAAAINVVPTSTGAAKAIGLVLPELKGKLDGYALRVPIPTGSVTDLTAILEKSATAEDINAAMKAAADGPLKGILKYYDAPIVSSDIVTDPHSSLFDAGLTKVIGNQVKAVSWYDNEWGYSNRLVDLTGLVGKSL from the coding sequence GTGACTGTTCGGGTAGGCGTAAACGGATTCGGCCGGATCGGCCGCAACTTCTTCCGTGCCATCGAAGCGCAAAAGGCTTTGGGCACCACCGACATCGAGATCGTCGCGGTCAACGACCTCACTGACAACGCGACTCTCGCGCACCTGCTGAAGTTCGACTCGATCCTGGGTCGTCTGCCCCAGGACGTCTCCCTCGACGGTGACTTCATCGTTGTCGGCGATCAGCGGATCAAGGCACTCGAGGTCAAGGAAGGCCCGTCGGCGTTGCCGTGGGGCGACCTCGGCGTGGACGTGGTGGTCGAATCCACCGGCATCTTCACCAATGCTGCCAAGGCCAAGGGACACCTCGAAGCGGGTGCCAAGAAGGTCATCATCTCCGCACCGGCCACCGACGAGGACATCACCATCGTCATGGGTGTCAACGATGACAAGTACGACGGCAGCCAGAACATCATCTCCAACGCCTCGTGCACCACGAACTGCCTCGGGCCGTTCGCCAAGGTGCTCAACGACGAGTTCGGCATCGTCTCCGGCCTGATGACCACCGTGCACGCCTACACCCAGGATCAGAACCTGCAGGACGGGCCGCACAAGGATCTGCGTCGCGCCCGCGCGGCCGCGATCAACGTGGTGCCCACCTCCACCGGTGCGGCCAAGGCCATCGGCCTGGTGCTCCCGGAACTCAAGGGCAAGCTCGACGGCTACGCCCTGCGTGTGCCGATCCCGACCGGCTCGGTCACCGACCTCACCGCGATCCTGGAGAAGAGCGCGACCGCCGAGGACATCAACGCGGCGATGAAGGCGGCCGCTGACGGCCCGCTCAAGGGCATCCTCAAGTACTACGACGCGCCGATCGTCTCCAGCGACATCGTCACCGACCCGCACAGCTCGCTCTTCGATGCGGGTCTGACCAAGGTGATCGGCAACCAGGTCAAGGCCGTCTCCTGGTACGACAACGAGTGGGGCTACTCCAACCGGCTCGTCGACCTGACCGGACTTGTCGGCAAGTCTCTCTGA
- the tpiA gene encoding triose-phosphate isomerase — MADRKPLIAGNWKMNLNHLEAIALVQKIAFALPAKYFDKVDVTVIPPFTDIRSVQTVVDGDKLLLTYGAQDLSAHDSGAYTGEISGAFLAKLGCTFVVVGHSERRTMHAETDEVVLAKTKAALRHGLTPIVCIGEGLDIRESGEHVAYNVAQLKGSLAGLSAEEIGKVVIAYEPVWAIGTGRVASADDAQEVCKAVRQTLAEIADDATASSVRVLYGGSVNAKNVGDIVGQTDVDGALVGGASLKSDEFATLSAIAAGGPLP, encoded by the coding sequence ATGGCAGACCGTAAGCCCCTGATCGCCGGCAACTGGAAGATGAACCTGAATCATCTCGAGGCGATCGCGCTGGTGCAGAAGATCGCCTTCGCCCTGCCGGCGAAGTACTTCGACAAGGTCGACGTCACGGTGATCCCGCCGTTCACCGACATCCGAAGCGTGCAGACCGTCGTCGACGGTGACAAGTTGTTGCTCACCTACGGTGCGCAGGATCTGTCCGCACACGATTCGGGTGCCTACACCGGTGAGATCAGCGGTGCGTTCCTGGCCAAGCTGGGGTGCACCTTCGTGGTGGTCGGCCACTCGGAGCGGCGCACCATGCACGCCGAGACCGACGAGGTGGTGCTCGCCAAGACCAAGGCGGCGCTCAGGCATGGCCTGACCCCGATCGTCTGTATCGGCGAGGGCCTCGACATCCGCGAGTCCGGCGAACACGTCGCCTACAACGTCGCCCAGCTCAAAGGCTCGCTGGCCGGCCTGTCGGCCGAGGAAATCGGCAAGGTCGTCATCGCCTACGAACCGGTCTGGGCGATCGGCACCGGCCGCGTGGCCAGCGCCGACGACGCGCAGGAGGTGTGCAAGGCGGTTCGGCAGACGCTCGCCGAGATCGCCGACGACGCCACCGCGTCCTCGGTTCGTGTGCTCTACGGCGGGTCGGTCAATGCCAAGAACGTCGGCGACATCGTCGGACAGACCGACGTGGACGGCGCACTGGTCGGCGGGGCATCGCTGAAGTCGGACGAGTTCGCGACACTGTCGGCGATCGCGGCCGGCGGCCCCCTACCCTGA
- a CDS encoding phosphoglycerate kinase: MGVPTLKDLLAEGVSGRGVLVRSDFNVPLDGSTITDPGRILASLPTLNALIDAGAKVIITAHLGRPKGEPDPKFSLAPVAERLSAELGRNVQLAGDVVGTDALARAEGLTDGDVLLLENIRFDPRETSKDEAERESLAKALVELVGDDGAFVSDGFGVVHRKQASVYDVAKLLPHYAGQLVAAEVDVLAKLTHDVSRPYAVVLGGSKVSDKLGVIEALAPKVDTLVIGGGMAFTFLAAQGHSVGTSLLQEDQIEVCKDLLERFGDVIHLPVDVVVADKFAADADAKTVNADEIPDGWMGLDIGPESVKRFAAVLGGAQTIFWNGPSGVFEFEKFAAGTKGVAEAIAGATANGAFTVVGGGDSAAAVRTLGLPDSGFSHISTGGGASLEYLEGKELPGLKVLEN, from the coding sequence ATGGGTGTACCCACACTGAAAGACCTTCTCGCCGAAGGCGTTTCGGGCCGAGGAGTGCTGGTTCGGTCGGATTTCAACGTCCCGCTCGACGGGTCGACGATCACCGATCCGGGCCGGATCCTCGCCTCCCTGCCCACCCTGAACGCGCTGATCGACGCGGGCGCCAAGGTGATCATCACCGCCCACCTCGGCCGGCCGAAGGGGGAGCCGGACCCGAAGTTCTCGCTGGCGCCGGTGGCCGAGCGTCTGTCCGCCGAGTTGGGCCGCAACGTCCAGCTCGCCGGTGACGTCGTCGGCACCGACGCGCTGGCCCGGGCCGAAGGGCTGACCGACGGCGATGTGCTCCTGCTGGAGAACATCCGCTTCGATCCCCGGGAGACCTCCAAGGACGAGGCGGAGCGCGAGTCGCTCGCCAAGGCCCTGGTGGAGCTCGTCGGCGACGACGGGGCCTTTGTCTCCGACGGTTTCGGTGTGGTGCACCGCAAGCAGGCCTCGGTCTACGACGTCGCCAAGCTGCTCCCGCATTACGCGGGTCAGCTGGTGGCGGCCGAGGTCGACGTGCTCGCCAAACTGACCCACGACGTGTCCCGCCCGTATGCGGTGGTGCTCGGCGGGTCCAAGGTGTCGGACAAGCTCGGGGTCATCGAGGCGCTGGCACCCAAGGTCGACACCCTGGTCATCGGCGGTGGCATGGCTTTCACTTTCCTTGCCGCCCAAGGGCATTCGGTCGGAACCTCGCTGCTGCAGGAGGATCAGATCGAGGTCTGCAAAGATCTACTTGAGCGATTCGGTGACGTGATCCACCTGCCCGTCGACGTGGTGGTCGCCGACAAGTTCGCGGCCGACGCCGACGCCAAGACGGTCAATGCCGACGAGATCCCGGACGGCTGGATGGGCCTGGACATCGGACCGGAGTCGGTCAAACGCTTCGCGGCGGTGCTCGGCGGTGCGCAGACCATCTTCTGGAATGGTCCCTCCGGGGTGTTCGAGTTCGAGAAGTTCGCCGCGGGCACCAAGGGGGTGGCCGAAGCGATCGCCGGTGCCACCGCCAACGGCGCGTTCACCGTCGTCGGTGGCGGCGATTCGGCGGCCGCGGTGCGCACCCTGGGTCTGCCGGATTCCGGGTTCTCGCACATCTCGACCGGCGGCGGTGCGTCGCTGGAGTATCTCGAGGGCAAGGAATTGCCCGGACTGAAAGTGCTGGAGAACTGA
- the secG gene encoding preprotein translocase subunit SecG: MESALDIGLIVTSVLLIVLVLLHRGKGGGLSSLFGGGVQSSLSGSSVVERNLDRLTIFVGLIWFILIIGVGVNIKLS; encoded by the coding sequence GTGGAAAGCGCACTCGATATCGGATTGATCGTGACCAGTGTGCTGCTCATCGTGCTCGTGCTGTTGCACCGCGGTAAGGGTGGCGGTCTGTCCTCGCTGTTCGGTGGCGGCGTGCAGTCGAGCCTGTCGGGTTCGAGCGTGGTGGAGCGCAATCTCGACCGCCTGACGATCTTCGTCGGGCTCATCTGGTTCATCCTGATCATCGGCGTCGGGGTCAACATCAAGTTGTCCTGA
- a CDS encoding gluconeogenesis factor YvcK family protein, whose protein sequence is MTDSPMRIVALGGGHGLYATLTAMRYLSPDVSAVVTVADDGGSSGRLRAELGVIPPGDLRMALVALMSAPAALDELAGGADAANDDVQRHARWAEAFQHRFGGRGALAGHPIGNLLLAGLTEILGDTEAALDELRSVFGIDGRVLPMSTVPLEIEADVSGLESDPRISRCIRGQVAVATTPGKVRRVRLLPSDPPASASAIAAIENADLVVLGPGSWFSSVIPHVLVPEQRKALQRTAARKILFVNLAPEPGETPGFSVERHLHVLHAHADQFRVDHVVVDAASVPAGRERDHLVRAAAKFGAALDVGDVATAGQQVHDPAKVAALVKELCERELTR, encoded by the coding sequence ATGACCGACTCGCCCATGCGGATCGTGGCCCTCGGCGGCGGACACGGCCTCTACGCCACGCTCACCGCGATGCGCTACCTGAGCCCGGACGTCAGTGCCGTGGTCACCGTCGCCGACGACGGCGGTTCCTCCGGCCGACTGCGCGCCGAACTGGGCGTCATCCCGCCAGGTGACCTGCGAATGGCGTTGGTGGCGTTGATGAGTGCGCCGGCCGCACTCGACGAGCTGGCCGGCGGTGCCGACGCTGCCAACGACGACGTGCAGCGGCATGCGCGGTGGGCGGAGGCATTCCAGCATCGCTTCGGCGGTCGGGGCGCACTCGCCGGACACCCCATCGGCAACCTCCTGCTCGCCGGCCTCACCGAGATCCTCGGCGACACCGAGGCGGCACTCGACGAGCTGCGCAGCGTCTTCGGGATCGACGGCCGGGTACTGCCGATGTCGACGGTTCCGCTCGAGATCGAGGCCGACGTGTCCGGCCTGGAATCCGATCCGCGCATCAGCCGCTGCATCCGCGGACAGGTCGCCGTCGCGACCACACCGGGGAAGGTGCGGCGGGTTCGGCTGCTGCCCTCGGATCCGCCGGCCAGCGCGTCGGCGATCGCGGCGATCGAAAACGCCGATCTGGTGGTGCTCGGTCCGGGGTCGTGGTTTTCCAGCGTGATCCCGCACGTGCTGGTGCCCGAGCAACGTAAAGCGTTGCAGCGCACCGCCGCCCGCAAGATCCTGTTCGTCAACCTGGCCCCGGAACCGGGGGAGACGCCGGGGTTCTCGGTGGAGCGGCACCTGCATGTGCTGCACGCACACGCCGATCAGTTCCGCGTCGATCACGTGGTGGTCGACGCGGCGTCGGTGCCGGCCGGCCGGGAACGCGACCATCTGGTGCGCGCGGCGGCCAAGTTCGGTGCGGCGCTGGATGTGGGCGATGTGGCCACCGCGGGACAGCAGGTCCATGACCCCGCCAAAGTCGCAGCCCTGGTGAAGGAACTGTGCGAACGTGAACTGACCCGTTAG